GGTGAGGGCCTTCTGCTCGAGTCCGTCGAGCTCGTCGCCCTGACCCACGTCGGCGCAGTAGGCGATGATTTCAGCGTTGTACTTCTCCTTGAGCCAGAGAAGCAGCACGGAGGTGTCGAGTCCTCCCGAGTAAGCGACGACGATTTTCATGGCGGCGGGAGGACAGCACGAGCCGCCTTGGTGGACAATGACGAATGCCGAATTTTCGAATGACAAACACGCCCCGGAAAAGGGCCCGAATCCTTGGCCGCTCCGCCCGGCATTCTTCCTCCGTCATTCTGCTCCCGCATGGGTTGCGCGAGTGAGGTGAATGGTGTGAGGTGCGCCCCGTGTTCGCGACTTACGTGCATGACATGAGCCCGGTGCTCATCCGATTTACCGATGCCATCCAGCTCCGCTGGTATGGGCTGGCCTATCTGGCGGCATTCCTGGTGGGGGCCTGGCTGCTGAACGTGCTGGCGAAGCGCAAGCTGTGGGTGCTGCCGCCCGGCGCTGCGGGAGACTTCATCGCGGCCGCGGCGATCTTCGGGGTCTTCATCGGCGGGCGGCTCGGCTACATGTTGTGGTATCACAGCCGCGAACACGGCTGGAGCTGGGTCAATGAGGACCCGCTGATGCTTTTCAAGGTCTGGGAAGGCGGCATGGCCAGCCACGGCGGCATCCTCGGGCTGGTGATTTTCACGTGGTTCTACGCCCGGAAGAAGAAGGTCTCGTGGCGCGGCCTCGGCGATGGCCTCTGCGTCGTTTCCCCGCTCGGCCTGTTCTTCGGGCGGCTGGCGAATTTCATCAATGGCGAGCTCTACGGCCGCCCGGCGGAAGGCGTCGCGTGGGCAGTAAAATTCCCCCGCGCGCTGGTGGAGCAGCAGAATGCCGAGGGGAAAAACCTGGAGCCCGCCCTGTTGGCCGCCGAGGGCGCATCGGACAAGCTCAAGACCCTGTGGTCCCAGCAAATGCCGCCGGACCGGATTGCCTTCGAGCAAATGCTGGAGCTGCAACGCCACGACCCGGCGATCTCGAAAGCCATCGATCCCTTCCTGCTGCCCCGTCATCCGTCGCAGCTTTACGAAGGACTGCTGGAAGGCATCGCGCTGTTCGCGATCCTCTGGTGGGTCCGCACGCGTTTCCCTCAACTGCCAGCCGGGGTGCTGACCGGGCTGTTCTTCATCTTCTACGCGCTGTTCCGGATCTTCGCAGAGCAGTTCCGCGAGCCGGACGCAAAGATGGTCGGAGCGATGACCAGCGGACAGTTCCTGTCCCTCTTCATGATCGTGGCGGGCGCGGTGTTCATCGTCGCCGCGAAGCTGATGCCGACCAAGAACAGAATGAGCCCGGGTCCCTCTCCGGAGGGGCACTGAAGCGCTCTTGCCGAAGAAAACGGGAGGAACAACGAAACCGGCGAAACGAGCGAAAGTTGGAAGAAATCCAGACTGCCTGATCGGCTGCCTTGATTTCGCCCCTTTCGCCAATTTCGTTGTCGAGCCAATCTAGGGCGCGTCAGGGAAAACGCGCGGGCTCCACCTTCTCCTTCGTGAAGCGGACAACCACGAGATACGTCCCGCCGTGCATTGAGACACCGAGCAGCCCGGAGCCACCGCTTTGCAGCTTCCAGAGATGGGAGGGCAGGAACATGTCGTCCTTCACCTGCTTGATCCCCGGGTAGGCGCCCGCCTGGACCGGCTTGCCGTGAAGCGCTCCCATCAGC
This genomic interval from Luteolibacter arcticus contains the following:
- the lgt gene encoding prolipoprotein diacylglyceryl transferase, whose translation is MFATYVHDMSPVLIRFTDAIQLRWYGLAYLAAFLVGAWLLNVLAKRKLWVLPPGAAGDFIAAAAIFGVFIGGRLGYMLWYHSREHGWSWVNEDPLMLFKVWEGGMASHGGILGLVIFTWFYARKKKVSWRGLGDGLCVVSPLGLFFGRLANFINGELYGRPAEGVAWAVKFPRALVEQQNAEGKNLEPALLAAEGASDKLKTLWSQQMPPDRIAFEQMLELQRHDPAISKAIDPFLLPRHPSQLYEGLLEGIALFAILWWVRTRFPQLPAGVLTGLFFIFYALFRIFAEQFREPDAKMVGAMTSGQFLSLFMIVAGAVFIVAAKLMPTKNRMSPGPSPEGH